GCTCGCTCTCGCGCTTCGCCTGCAGGGGGCACGGTCGCCAACTCTCATCGATCCATGACAGTTCGGCCCGCACAAGGCGGACAGGAACCTATCGGTACGACGACGGCCGATTTGAGGGATTCGCCATCTGGACGCCGTGAATCCGTGATAGGTGGCACAATCATCCGCGCAGGTGTTGACATCTCGTGATTTGCCGCTCAGCGGCTGTCTCGCGACACGTTTCCGCAGCTAGCGCGCATGGTGGTGGGCCGAGTTCCCGCTCTGCCGTTCGCCTGATCGGCACGGTGACGCCAGCCGGTAGGCGAACGCCCCGTGATCTATCGAGTTCTGCTCGGCCGGCGCTGGGGTGGTGAACGGGTCCAGACGCCGTCGGGTGGTGCCCAGGTCGATGCGCTGGTGGGGTAGGCCGATCTCGTCGAGCGGCAGGCCGCGGACCTGATGAGGGCGTAAAGGGTGGACGCCGATCGCTCGCGACCCGGCGTCAAAGAGATTCGAGGAAGGCCGACGTACGCCGCCAGACGAGTTTCGTCGCAGGCTCGTCGTAGTCAGGGGTGTCGGGGTCGGTGAACAGATGCCCGGCACCCGGGTACGTGTGAACCCGCACGGCCGCGCCCGCATCGGCCATCGCGCTGCGCCACGCGCGCACGGCGCCGGGTGGGAACAGGTCGTCCTGGCCGGCGATGTGCAAGTGCACCGGTAAGCCGCTACGGACCGACGCTGGGTCACCTCCGAGGCCATGAAGGAGCAGCAGCCCGGCGGTGCACCGGCGGTGAGGGAGCAGACCGGCCACGACGCCCACGCCCATGGAGAATCCGGCCAGGACCGTGTCGCCGGGCAGGTCGCGTACGGCATCATGGGCGCGCCGCATGATGACTTCCCAGCCGATCCGGTCGCTCAGCGCGAACCCTTCCTCCATCGAGGTGGCCACCTGACCCGCATACAGGTCCGGGGCGACAACGAGGTGCCCAGCGGCTCGCAGTCGCTCGGCGGCGGCGAGTACAGCGGGACGCCGGCCGTAAACGGAGTGGAACAGGGCGACGTGAGTCACCACGCGATCGTGTCAGATACGTCGCGACGACCAGCTCGGCGGCGCGCAGGCCGGTGCGGTGAAGCAACTCCGTACGATCGTCGTGTCCCGGATCGAGGGCAGCCGTTCGGCGTGGCACTGCTCAGCTGACCTGAATTCGCGCCAGCTGCCGGAACCGGCTGTGAGACAGCCACTCACCTTGTGCTTCAACCTTTCGCCCTCACCCGGCATCGCCGCGCACCAGACCGCTGCGTCCCCGAGCCGACACGGTCAAGTGCCCGGATCTCGGCTGGATCCGTGTGCTCGAACGCAGGCGCCGCATCACCGCGTCCTGCTCCGGGATGCCGGCTCCGGTGAGCGTCAGCGGCCCGGCGAGGGGGGCGTGGTCTACGGCTGGGGGCGCAGGACCGGGCCGAACAGGCGGCGGGTCTGGTCGGCGCGCAGGCCGACGAAGGTGCCGGTGGCGGTGACCAGGAGGGTGCCCGGCTCGGCCTCGGTCGCGATGGTGCCGGTCGCGGTCACCCGGCGGCCGTCCACCTCACGCACCTCGGCGGTCAGCAGCAGTGGGGTCAGCAGCGGGACCGGCGCGTGATAGGCGGTGTCCAGCCGCACCGTCATCCCGGGCCGGCCGGCGGCGACCACGGTGTGCCCGAGCAACTGGTCGAGCAGCATCGCGCTGACGCCGCCGTGCGCGAACCTCGGCGGCCCCTCGAAGGCCATGCCGAGCGTGCACCTGCCGATCGCCGTCCCGCCCAGCACCTCGACGCGCAGCGGCGGCGCGAGGGCGCTGCCGCCGCCGGTGACCGGGTTGTACAACCGGATGCCGCCGAGCAGGTCGTCGGCCCGGGGCAGGGCGGCCGGGTCGCGTGTCCGCCCGCCGAGCCGGTCGATCACGTCGCGGATGCCGGCGGCGGCCCGGAGCAGATCGCCGGTCGGCGCCTCGGTGACGGTGGCCTGCTCGACCAGCGCCCGCAGCGCGTCGCCCAGCTCGGTGATGGCCTCGCGTCGATGGGTCAGGCCGGTTCCGTCGTCGGTCACCGCGTGTCCGTCCATGACAACAGCATCGCCGCCGGCGGCCGGATGAACTAGTGAATCAAGTCACACTGCTATAACCTGTTCTAGTTGCTCGACTGGAGGAGGGGCGCGATGGCCAAGGTGACAGTTGAGGCCGATGCCAAGGCGGATCCGCAGCGAGTGTGGGACGTCGTGGCGGACCTGTCGCGGGTCGCGGAATGGAACACGATGCACGAGGGGTTCACCGGCGAGGTGCCGTCGCACCTCGGCGAGGGCACCGAGTACCGGCAACGGGTGAAACTGATGGGCATGCCCGCCGAGATGGCGTGGCGAGTAGTCACGGCGGCGGCGCCGACCCGGCTGGAGCAGAACGGCGACGGGCCGATGGGCGTCAAGGCGAAGAACCTCATCGTGATCGAGAAGGCCGAGGGTGGCTCGCACATCACCTACGAGATGGAGTTCATCGGCCCGGCGCTGAAGGGCCCGATGGCCGGCATGCTGGAGAAGCAGGCCGGCGCCGCGGGTCAGCAGGCCCTGGCGAAACTGGTGGCACTGGCCGAGTGACCGGCGCGGCGGGCGCGGCCGGACAGGGCCGGTGATCAGCGCAGCAGCAGGCGGCTCGCCAGTTCCAGGTGGTTGATCACATCGTTCGCCGAGGCACGGCGGGTCACCCAGGCCACCAGGTTGGACAGCCACACGTCGCCGATGACCCGGGCGATCGCCCGGTCGTCGGCGGTCGGCTCGCCGTCGTGCACGGCCCGGGTGAACATGTCCTCCATCAGCCGGGCGACCGCGTTGACCTCGGCGCTCGCCGACGGATCGGCGAACATGAAGGCCCGGGTCATCGCCTCGGTGAGCTGCGGCTCGCGCTGCATCGCCCGGGTCACCCGGCTCAGCACGAACTGCATGCGCTCGTGGGCGGTGTCGCCGGGGATCGGCTTGCGGTCCAGTTTCTCCCGGGTCTTCTCCAGCTCCAGGGCCAGCGCCGACACCAGCAGGTGGATTTTCGACGGGAAGTAGCGGTACAGCGTGCCCAGGGCGACCTCGGCGCGCTCCGCGACGGTGCGCATCTGCACCGCGTCGTAGCCGCCTTTCGACGCCAGCTGCAGCGTGGCCTCGAGGATCCGGCGGCGCCGGTCGCGCTGTGCGGCGGAGCCCTGCTCGGCGTCGAGGGTGCTGCGCGCGGCGCCAATACTGGTATTCGTTCTCGGTGTTGCCATGGTTTACCCCTCGCGGCGCGATG
This window of the Actinoplanes oblitus genome carries:
- a CDS encoding dienelactone hydrolase family protein, giving the protein MTHVALFHSVYGRRPAVLAAAERLRAAGHLVVAPDLYAGQVATSMEEGFALSDRIGWEVIMRRAHDAVRDLPGDTVLAGFSMGVGVVAGLLPHRRCTAGLLLLHGLGGDPASVRSGLPVHLHIAGQDDLFPPGAVRAWRSAMADAGAAVRVHTYPGAGHLFTDPDTPDYDEPATKLVWRRTSAFLESL
- a CDS encoding PaaI family thioesterase, which gives rise to MDGHAVTDDGTGLTHRREAITELGDALRALVEQATVTEAPTGDLLRAAAGIRDVIDRLGGRTRDPAALPRADDLLGGIRLYNPVTGGGSALAPPLRVEVLGGTAIGRCTLGMAFEGPPRFAHGGVSAMLLDQLLGHTVVAAGRPGMTVRLDTAYHAPVPLLTPLLLTAEVREVDGRRVTATGTIATEAEPGTLLVTATGTFVGLRADQTRRLFGPVLRPQP
- a CDS encoding type II toxin-antitoxin system Rv0910 family toxin; this encodes MAKVTVEADAKADPQRVWDVVADLSRVAEWNTMHEGFTGEVPSHLGEGTEYRQRVKLMGMPAEMAWRVVTAAAPTRLEQNGDGPMGVKAKNLIVIEKAEGGSHITYEMEFIGPALKGPMAGMLEKQAGAAGQQALAKLVALAE
- the kstR gene encoding cholesterol catabolism transcriptional regulator KstR produces the protein MATPRTNTSIGAARSTLDAEQGSAAQRDRRRRILEATLQLASKGGYDAVQMRTVAERAEVALGTLYRYFPSKIHLLVSALALELEKTREKLDRKPIPGDTAHERMQFVLSRVTRAMQREPQLTEAMTRAFMFADPSASAEVNAVARLMEDMFTRAVHDGEPTADDRAIARVIGDVWLSNLVAWVTRRASANDVINHLELASRLLLR